From one Triticum urartu cultivar G1812 chromosome 3, Tu2.1, whole genome shotgun sequence genomic stretch:
- the LOC125549093 gene encoding rapid alkalinization factor-like: protein MAPPLPSRAALALIVAVAALLVLVVAAELDAGSSTWAAEDYGGGAVTAMRAACRVEDEEGCGGEATLRRHLGGGGYIGYDALRRNAVPCSVRGASYYNCRPGGQANPYSRGCSSITRCRG, encoded by the coding sequence ATGGCGCCGCCGCTGCCGAGCCGCGCCGCACTTGCGCTCATCGTCGCCGTTGCCGCGCTCCTCGTCCTCGTCGTCGCAGCCGAGCTAGACGCGGGCAGCAGCACGTGGGCAGCGGAGGATTACGGCGGCGGCGCCGTCACCGCCATGCGGGCGGCGTGCAGGGTGGAGGACGAGGAGGGGTGCGGCGGGGAGGCGACGCTGCGGAGGCATCTGGGAGGGGGCGGCTACATCGGCTACGACGCGCTGCGGCGCAACGCCGTGCCGTGCTCGGTCCGCGGCGCGTCCTACTACAACTGCCGCCCCGGCGGGCAGGCCAACCCCTACTCCCGCGGCTGCTCCTCCATCACCCGCTGCAGAGGCTAG